The segment TCACAAACGCTGCCCGAAGACGCCACAACCTGGACCTACAGTCGAGGGTGTGAAGCGAATCCTGGTGGTCGACGACGAGCCGACCATCCTGGCCGCGGTGGCCGACCGGTTGCGCGCCGAGTCGTTCACCGTGGACACCGCGGTGGACGGCCCTTCCGCGGTGTCCGTCGCCGCGGCCACCACCCCGGATCTGGTGGTCCTCGATGTCATGCTGCCGGGGTTCGACGGCTTGGAGGTGTGCCGCCGGATCCAGGCCGACCGGGCAGTCCCGGTGCTGATGCTGACCGCCCGTAGCGACGAGACCGACATGCTCATCGGCCTCGGCATCGGCGCCGACGACTATCTGACCAAGCCGTTCAGCATGCGGGAACTGGTGGCCCGGGTGCGGGTGTTGTTGCGCAGGATGGACCGGACCGCCGGACCGCAGCCCCTGGCGGTCGGCGGGTACCGGATCGACCCGCGGGAGCGGCGGGTCCACCATGGCGACCACGAGATCTACCTGACCCGCACCGAGTTCGACCTGCTTGATGTTCCTGGCGGGACGGCCCCGTGCGGCGGTCGCCCGGGAGACGCTGCTCGAGCACGTGTGGGGATGGGGCTCGGGGGTGGAGAGCCGTACGGTCGACAGCCACGTGAAGGCGCTGCGCCGCAAGCTCGGATCCGACCTGATCCGCACGGTGCACGGGGTGGGCTACGCCCTTGAGGTCCCGAAGTGACCGCGGTGTCCTGGTGGGACCGGTTGCCGAGACCGCTGGACCCGCTCCGGTCATTCAAGGTCAAGACCGGTCTGCTGGTCGGCAGTGCGATCACGCTGGCCGCGTTCACCTTCTGGATCGGCGCCAGCTGGCAGTTCCGCTGGGCGCTGCTGGCGGCGCTGACCACCTCGGTGCTCTTCGTCGGGTTCCTCGCCCACGGGATGACCTCCCCGCTGCGTCAGATGACCTCCGCGGCACGGTCGATGGCCCGCGGTGACTACAGCATCCGGGTGCGTGCCACCTCCCGTGACGAGGTCGGCCAGCTGGCGGATGCCTTCAACCAGATGGCCGCGGATCTGGGTGCCGCCGACGAGTATCGGCGCGGCCTGATCGGCAACGTCTCCCATGAATTGCGGACGCCGATCACCGCGTTGCGGGCGGTGCTGGAGAACATGGTCGACGGTGTCGCCGAACCGGATCCGCAGGCATTGCGGACCGCGCTGAAACAGACCGAACGCCTCGGTGAGTTGGTGACCGACCTGCTCGATCTGTCCCGCGTCGAGGGCGGCGCCATCGCCCTGCGGCTCGGCCGGTTCGGGGTCCGGGACTTCCTGGAGGACGCCCTCGAGCACCCGGCGGTCCACATCACGGTCGAGCCTGCGGACCTGACCGCGGTGGCCGACCAGGCGCGGCTGCGGCAAGTGGTGGTGAACCTGGTGGACAACGCTGTGCGACACAGCCCGCCGGGAGGTCGGGTCACCGTCCGGGCACGCGCCGGATCGGGTTTGCTGCTGGATGTCGGTGACGACGGACCCGGTATCCCGGCACGTGAGCGGCAGCGGGTGTTCGAGCGCTTCACCCGTGGCGCGACATCGGACGGCGGCACCGGACTTGGGCTGGCGATTGCCCGCTGGGCCGTCGAATTGCACGGCGGCACAATCGAAGTGCTCGACACTTCGGACGGATGCCAGATCAGCGTCTGGATTCCGGAACTGGAGGAGAGCGTATGACGATCACCGCACCTGGCGTGCCGCCGATCCCGCCGTTGATGGGGCCCGCGCTACCCCGGCACGGCGAGCCCGGATTCTCGGTGTGGCCGCGTCGCGTCTGGCCGCTCGACCCGGTGGCGGCCGCACCGCAACGGTTCGTCGCGTTCGCCTTGATCGCCGGGTTGGTCGGCACCACGGTGTGGCGGCCGACCGAGCTCAGCATCGGCTATCCACTGGTCGGGGTGCTGGTCTTCGCCGTCGTGTACGGCACCGCCGGGCGCCGCCCGCGCCGCTTCGAGGTGCTCGGTATCGCGATGACCCTGGCGCTGTTGACGGTTCCGGCGCTGCTGGCGTCCCCGTGGCTCGGGCAGGTGTGTGTGGCCGCGGCCTGGGTGACCGGCTGGCACACCCTGTTCGGCGGCCGTAGTTGGACCGCGTTGGTGGCGGGTGGGTTCCTGCCCTGGCTGTTACCGGCCCGATCCGTGGGCTGGGCCGGGCGCAGCCTGCCGCGGCGGGTGCATGCGCCCAGCGTGGGCCGAGTCGCGATCGTCGGCGCGGCCACCGTCGTGCTGGTGCTGGTGTTCGGGGGGCTGTTCGCCTCGGCCGACCCCGCGTTCGGGCGGCTGGCGGACACCCTGGTCCCGTCCTTCGATCTGGGGGATGTGTTCTCCAGGGCCACGGTGTTCGCGCTGGTGTTGTTCTTCGTGTTCGGCGGTGGCTATCTGGTGCGTTTCCCGCCGGCGCTGGACGCCGCCGCCCCCGCCCGGCGCACGTCGGTGCCGCCGTGGGAATGGGCGCTCCCGCTGGCGGTGCTGGATGCGCTGTTCATCGCGTTCGTCGCGGTGCAGGCGGCGGTCCTGTTCGGCGGTCACCACCATGTGCTTGAGACCGAGGGGCTGACCTACGCCGAGTACGCGCGGCAGGGTTTCTGGCAGCTGCTGTGGGTATCGGGGCTGGCGTTGCTCGTGCTGGCCGTGATCATTCGGGTCGCAGATACCGGTCGGGACCGGCGTCTGCTCCGGGCGCTCGCCGGAACCCTCTGTCTCACATCGATTGTCGTGGTCGCCTCCGCGATCATGCGGATGTGGGTCTATCAACAGGCCTACGGTTTCAGTACCGAGCGACTGTTGGTGATCACCATCGAGCTGTGGCTGGGCGCGGTGTTCGTCATGGTGGCGTTGGCCGGTGTGCGCATGACGGCGGGGTGGCTGCCGCGCGCGGTGCTGGTCGCCGGAATCGTTGCACTGCTCGGATTGGCGGGCCTGAATCCCGAACGACTGATCGCCGATCGCAATATCGACCGGTTCGAACGCACCGGCCAGCTCGATGCAAAGTACCTGTCGGGCCTGTCCTCCGATATCGATCCGGCCCTGCAGCGGCTGCCCATGTCTGTGCGCCAGTGTGTGCACCGGGCGGCGCGGGAGCGCGGCGGGTGGTACGTGTTCAACCTGTCCCGGTCCCGCGCGGCCGAATACCGGTATCAGGCCGATCTGCCCGCAGTGTGCGAGCCCTACTGGCCCGGTTTCTATCGCTGAGGAATTCGCTGGCGGTGCGGACCCGTGGGCGAGTACCTTCGCGGTGCCGCAACACGGCACGACCGACAGGAGCGAACCGGTGGATCTGCCACGCGTCTTCACCATTCGGGAGAGCAGTCACCGCATCCACAACCCGTTCACCGCGGCGAAGCTCGCCGAGCTCGGGTGCGCGCTGCACCTGGTACCCGGGACCCGGGTGCTCGATCTTGCCAGTGGTTCGGGCGAGATGCTGTGCACCTGGGCCCGCGACCACGGCGTCACCGGGACCGGCGTGGATATCAGCGTCGAGTTCACTGCCAAGGCTCGCGACCGAGCCGCCGAACTCGGTGTCGCAGAACAGGTCACGTTCGTCCACGGCGACGCGTCCGGGTTCGTGACCGAGGACCTGGTGGATCTTGCCGCGTGCGTCGGCGCCACCTGGATCGGTCCCGGTGTGGCCGGTACCGTCGAACTGCTCGACCGCAGCCTCCGACCCGGTGGCCTGATGCTGATCGGAGAGCCGTACTGGCGCCGCGAGGTGCCCGACGATGAGGTTGCCAAGGCCTGCCAGGCCGGCGGCAAGGCGGACTTCGGGCTCCTGCCGGAGCTGGTCGGACGCTTCGGCGAGCTCGGGTATGACGTCGTCGAGATGGTGCTGGCGGACCAGGACAGTTGGGACCGCTACCAGGCGGCGCAGTGGCTCAATATGCGTCGCTGGCTCGATGCTCATCCCGATGACGAACTGGCTGCCGAGATCCGTGCCCAACTCAGTGCCGAACCGATGCGCTACACGCGCTACCAACGTGAGTACCTGGGGTGGGGTGTGTTCGCGCTGATGCGCCGGTGAGACTCCCGCTTACCTAGCAAGTGCTTGGTTGGTACGCTGTGGGAATGACGCAGCCGGCCAGTCGCCGCGACGAGCTCCTACAGCTCGCCGCGACGATGTTCGCCGAGCGTGGCCTCAAGTCCACCACGGTCCGCGATATCGCGGACTCGGCGGGCATTCTGTCGGGCAGCCTGTATCACCATTTCAAATCCAAAGAGCAGATGGTGGAAGAGGTTCTCAAGGACTTCCTGGACTGGCTGTTCGAGCGGTACCAGCAGATAGTTGCCACCGAGACCGGTCCTCTCGACAAGGTCAAGGGGCTGTTCATGGCGTCCTTCGAGGCCATCGAATACCGGCACGCCCAGGTGGTCATCTACCAGGACGAGGCCAAACGGCTTTCGTCTCTTCCGCAGTTCGGCTTTGTCGACGACCGCAACCGCGAGCAGCGCAAGATGTGGGTGGACCTGCTGCACGAGGGCATCGCGGACGGCTCCTTCCGGCCCGACCTCGACGTCGACCTGGTCTATCGATTCATCCGTGACACCACCTGGGTGTCGGTCCGGTGGTACCAGCCGGGCGGGCCTCTCACGGCCGAGGACGTCGGCCGCCAATATCTCGCCATCGTTCTTGGCGGCATCACGACAGAGAAGGAATCATGACTGGAACATCAACGGCCTATGTCATCGACGCCGTCCGTACCGCGGTCGGCAAGCGCAACGGATCGCTGAGCGGTCTGCATCCGGTCGATCTCGGCGCTGCCGCCTGGCGGGGCCTGTTCGAGCGCACCGACCTGGACCCAGGCGCCGTCGACGATGTCATCGCCGGCTGCGTGGATGCCATCGGCGGACAGGCCGGCAATATCGCCCGGCTGTCGTGGCTGGCCGCCGGCTTCCCCGAAGAGGTGCCCGGTGTCACCGTGGACCGTCAGTGCGGGTCCAGCCAGCAGGCCATCTCGTTCGGCGCGCAGGCGATCATGTCCGGCACCGCCGATGTGATCGTCGCCGGCGGTATGCAGAACATGAGCCAGATCCCGATCAGCTCGGCGATGATCGTCGGCGAGCAGTTCGGTTTCACCTCGCCCACCAATGAGTCCAAGAGCTGGCTGCACCGCTACGGCGACCAGGAGATCTCCCAGTTCCGTGGTTCGGAGATGATCGCCGAGAAGTGGAACCTGTCCCGCGAGGACATGGAGCAGTTCGCGCTGACCAGCCATCAGCGCGCCCTGGACGCGATCCGGGCCGGGTACTTCGAGAACGAGATCATCCCGGTCGACGGTTTCGCCATCGACGAGGGCCCGCGGGAAACATCGCTGGAGAAGATGGCCGGGCTCAAGACCCTCGTCGAGGGTGGCCGGCTGACCGCCGCGATGGCCAGCCAGATCTCCGACGGTGCCAGCGCGGTGTTGCTCGCCTCCGAGGACGCGGTCAAGACGCACGGTCTGAAGCCGCGGGCCCGTATCCACCACATCAGTGCCCGCGGCGCCGACCCGGTGTTCATGCTGACCGGCCCCATCCCGGCCACCCACTACGCGCTGGAGAAGACCGGCCTGTCGATTGACGATATCGACACCGTCGAGATCAACGAGGCCTTCGCCCCGGTGGTGCAGGCCTGGCTCAAGGAGACCGGTGCCGACCCGGCGAAGGTCAATCCCAGCGGCGGCGGCATCGCGCTGGGGCATCCGTTGGGCGCCACCGGCGCCAAGCTGTTCGCCACCATGCTGAACACTCTGGAGCGCACCGGCGGCCGGTACGGACTGCAGACCATGTGTGAGGGTGGCGGCACCGCGAACGTCACCATCATCGAGCGGCTCTAGGGGGCCGGCGAGCCCAGCGCCCGCCACACCCGGGCCGGGGTCATCGGCAGCTGATACACCCGTGCCCCGCACGCCCTGGCGACGGCGTTCGCCAGGGCGGGGGCGACCGGGTTGTAGGGTGACTCGCTCATCGATTTGGCGCCCAGCGGACCGAGCTCGTCGTAGGTGTCGGCAAAGTACACCTCGGTCACCGGCACGTCCGCCAGCTGCGGAACGTGGTAGTTGCGCAGCGTCTGGGTGCCGACGGTTCCGTCCGCACCGATGTGGATCTCCTCGTACAGGGCTGAGCCGATCGCCTGTGCGACACCACCTTCGACCTGACCGCGGCATTGCTGCGGATTCATCACCACCCCGGCGTCGGCGGCCTGAATCGACTGCAGGATCCGCACCTGACCGGTCTCGGTGTTCACCGCGACGCGGAATGCCTGCACGTTGAAGGCCACCGAACGCGGTGTGCCGTCGTGCTTTCCGTGGCCGGACATGGGCACCGGTAGCGAGCCGAAATCGACCAGTTGGTCACCGCACTGCACGCCGTTGCGGTCCAGGCTGCACAGCGCCGGAGCTACCCCGGACAGCTCGGCGGCGGCGGACACCAACGCGCGCCGGAGTTCTCGGGCTGCGCGTTGGGTGGCCCGTCCGGCGACCACGGTGCCCGCCGACCCGAAAGCGCCGGTGTCATATCCGGCGGTGTCGGTGTTCGATTGACGGACCACGATCCGCTCGGTGACGGTGTTGAGCTCGTGGGCCGCCAGCTGGGTGTGCACGGTGGTGGTTCCGTTGCCGAACTCGGTGGTGCCGATGTCCAGCGTGTAGGTGCCCTCGGCGTCGACAGATACCGTCGCATCGGCGAAATGGCCTCGTGGCGGAATGGTCGCGATCATGGCCACCGCCATTCCCTCGCCGACCCGCCAACCCTCGGGCGCTGCCACACCGTTGCCTGCCCGCAGCGCGGTCTCGGCCAGGTCCAGGCACTGATCCAGCCCGTAGCTGCCGAAGGTCAGGTCGTCATCGAGCACATGGGAATCCACGAAGTCGTCACCCGGGACGATCACGTTGCGGCGCCGGAACTCGAAGGGGTCGATGTTCATCCGGTCGGCCAGTTCGTCCATCGCGGACTCGACGGCGAACATCACCTGGCCCAGCCCGTACCCGCGGAAGGCGCCGGAGGGCAGGTTGTTGGTGTACACCGACTGTGCGTCGACGCGCTTGTTCGGACTGCGGTACACCGCAACGGATTCGCCGCAGCCATGGAACATCACGCCCGGGCTGTGATTGCCGTAGGCGCCGGCGTCGACGAGCGTGTCGATGGCCAGCGCGGTGAGATGCCCCTGGGCATCGGCGGCCACGGTCACATCGACGCGGAACGGGTGCCGGCACGGGGCCACGGTGAACTGATCGGAGCGCGCGAACTCGTAGCGCACCGGTGCGCCGAGGCGCAGCACCGCCAGTGCCACCAAATCCTCGGTGAGCATCTCCTGCTTGGCGCCGAAGCCGCCGCCGACCCGCTTGGTCAACACCTGCACATCGTCGGGGCCGAGACCGAAGATGTGGCACAGCTCTTTTCGGACGAGGAAGGGCACTTGCGAGCTGGTGCGGATGACCAGACGGCCGTCCTCGTCACGCCAGCCGGTGCAGCCGTGCGTCTCCAGATGCACGTGCTGCACGCGTTGGGTCTGCCAGCGCCCCCGGACCACTGCGCCACCCGAGGATTCGGCGTCGGCGATTCCGGCCGCGATATCGCCGACCTCGCCGTGCAATTCGGCGACCAGGTTGCGAGACGGGTCCGCGATCCGTGCCTGCGGCCCCTTGTCGTCGTGCAAAAGGGGCGAACCCGCCGACCTGGCGGTCTCCGGATCGAATACCGCAGGTAATTCTTCGTAGTCGACGACTATTGCCCGGCAGGCCTTTTCGGCGACCTGGTAGCTGTCGGCGACCACCGCGGCGACGCGCTGGCCGACGAATCGCACGGTGCCGTCCAGCACGGCGGTGTCATCGGGGTCGTCATCGCGGTCCTCGTGGCGGGCCGTCGAGAACAGCACCGGTGGACTGTCCCGATGGGTCAGCACCAGGCGCACCCCGGGGATGGCCGCGGCCGCCGCGGTGTCGATCGACCGGATCCTGGCGTGGGCCAGTGGGCTGGGCAGCACCGCCATGTGCAACAACCCCGGTGGCGCATCGTCCATGGTGTATTCCTCGGTGCCGGTGACCACCCGCACCCCGGCCGGGGCGCCGATCGACCGCCCCACGTCATGAACATCGGATTTGTCGATGTTCACCACCCCGGACAGTGCATCGGTGATCGCCCGGTAGCCGGTACACCGGCACAGGTTGCCTTTCAGATGCTCGGGCAGGTCCGACAGTTGATCTGCGGTCAATGTGCTTGCCGTGGTGACCATCCCGGCGGTGCAGAAGCCGCACTGGAATCCCGCGGCCTCCACGAAACGGCGCTGCACGGGGTGCAGATCATCCGGGGTGCCCAGCCCGGACACGGTTGTCACCGGACGGCCTGCGGCCCGGTAGGCCGGGAACACGCAGGAGTGCACGGCGGCGCCGTCGACCAGCACCGCGCATGCGCCGCAGTCCCCGGCGTCGCAGCCCTTCTTGACCTCGAAATGCCCCCGCTCCCGCAGGAAGGTGCGCAAACACTGGCCGGGGCGGGGATCGTCGTCCCAGTCGGCACCGTTGACCGAGAACCTCATGCCAGCTCGGCCCGGATCTGCTCGGCGAGCGTCAGCGTCACCGCCCGGCGCCAATCCGGGTCGCCGTGGGCATCGCGGGTCAGGTCCTGCTCGGGGATCGCGCTCAACGCGGCGCGCACAGCGGAGGGGGAGGCGGTGGTGGGGAAGCGGAACACGTGTGGGCGCACCGTTGCCGCCGTCACCGAGAGTACGAAGCGGCCGTCCTCGTCCCGACGCCCGATCACGACGGCACCGGAGCGACCGAGCGGGGACGGCGCGATCTTGCGGAAAGCGGTGCGGGCCCGTAACGCGGCGGCAGGGAAGTGCAGGGACCGAAGCACCTCGCCGGGCTCCAGGACGTTGGTGGCCTCGCCGGTGACGAACTCGGCGACCGGCATGGTGTACCCGGAACCGTCGCCGCGCCAGACGGTGGCCGTCGCATCCAGCGCCGTGCACAACGAGATCATCGCTCCGGCGGGAAAGGACAGGCAGATGTTGCCGCCGACGGTCGCCGTGCGCCAGATCTTGAACGAGGCGAGCAGCGCGGTGCAGCACTGACGGAACAACGGGGCGGCCGACCACACCCGGGGCAAAGACCTTGACAACGTGGCGACTTCGTCGAGGGTGCAGGTCGCGGCGAGCTCGATCCCGTCCGCGGTGGTGGTGATCGGGGGCCAACCCAGGTTGGTGATGTCGACCAGTCGCGCGACGGCCGGTTGCGGTTCGGAGAACAGCCAGGTGCCGCCGGCGAGGATGGCGTCGGCGGGTCCGAGCGGCCACACCTCGTCGCGGTGGGTGGGGATGTGCACCGCCTCGACGGTGTTGAGATCCATCTATCGACCGTAGTCGCCGATCGGGCGGTGCGCAGGTCGAAGCCGTCGAACTGCGCGGTGGCTCAGACGCTGTGACAATTGACCGATGCGTGTGTACCGCGGTCATCTGCTCCATATCGGTGGTGCGCCCCGGTCCGATGACGTACAGGCCGCCCTGGTGAATGTGCCCGACGGTGCGCTGGCCGTCGATGGCTCCGGGACGATCGCCTATAGCGGTGAGTACCGCGGGCTGCCCGAGGCGGCGGCCGCCGCGGAGGTCATCGACTGCCGGCCGGGCTTTCTGTTACCCGGTTTCGTCGACACTCACCTGCACTTTCCGCAGACGCACTGTGTGGACTCCCACGGCGGCGGGCAGCTGCTGGACTGGTTGGAGCGCTGCATCTTTCCGGCGGAGTCGATGCTCGTCGACGACGAGTACGCCCGTGGCGTCGCCCGTGACTTCTGCAACCGTCGTGCTTCGGTCGGCACGACCACCGCACTCGTCTTCGGGTCGGCATTCCCGCACGCCCAGGACGCGCTGTACGAGGAATCTATCCGGTCCGGCTTGCGCACGATATCGGGTCGCGGGATCCAGACGGTCGGACCCGCGGCCGCCGGCCCGCTGCTGACCGACGATGAGACGGCAGTTGCGCTCACCCGCAACGAAATCGAACGCTGGCACGGCCGCGACGGCGGCCTCACCCAGGTCGCGGTGGTGCCCCGCTTCGCGCTCTCTGTCACCGAAGCCACGCTGCGCGCGCTGGGGGAACTCTACGACGCGGTCCGGGCCGACGGTGTCTACTTCCACACCCACCTATCGGAGAACCTCGGCGAGATCGACGCGGTACGAGCCCGATACGGTGTCCAGCACTACCTGGACACCTACGACGGGCGATGTGCCGGCGGTGGTGTGTCACTGCTGGGCCGGCGCAGCGTGTTCGCGCACGCCGTGCACTGCTCCGATCATGAATTGAGCCGACTGGCCGAGACCGGAAGCTCCATCGCGCATTGCCCGACCTCGCAGTTGTTCCTCGGGTCCGGCACCATGCCCTGGCGGCGCACCACCGACAGTGGGGTCACCGTGGCACTGGGGACCGACGTGTCGGCCGGCGACGAGTGGCTGATACCCCGGGTGCTCAACGACTGCTTCAAGGTTCACATCAGTGAGACTGGGGGACAGTCACTCTCGATCCCGCCGGCCGATCTGCTGTTCACCGCGACCCTGGCCGGTGCGCGGGCACTGGACATCGAGGACCGGATCGGCAATCTCGACGCCGGGAAGGAGGCCGATTTCGTCATCGTGGATCCGGGGCGGCAGGCCCTGCTGCCGCAACTGCTGGCGCGGATCGACCCCGCCGATGCTGACCGCGTGCTGTTCACCCTGCTCATGAACATGCGGGAAGAGGCCCTGGACGGGGTCT is part of the Mycobacterium adipatum genome and harbors:
- a CDS encoding HAMP domain-containing sensor histidine kinase, whose translation is MSWWDRLPRPLDPLRSFKVKTGLLVGSAITLAAFTFWIGASWQFRWALLAALTTSVLFVGFLAHGMTSPLRQMTSAARSMARGDYSIRVRATSRDEVGQLADAFNQMAADLGAADEYRRGLIGNVSHELRTPITALRAVLENMVDGVAEPDPQALRTALKQTERLGELVTDLLDLSRVEGGAIALRLGRFGVRDFLEDALEHPAVHITVEPADLTAVADQARLRQVVVNLVDNAVRHSPPGGRVTVRARAGSGLLLDVGDDGPGIPARERQRVFERFTRGATSDGGTGLGLAIARWAVELHGGTIEVLDTSDGCQISVWIPELEESV
- a CDS encoding DUF4153 domain-containing protein; amino-acid sequence: MTITAPGVPPIPPLMGPALPRHGEPGFSVWPRRVWPLDPVAAAPQRFVAFALIAGLVGTTVWRPTELSIGYPLVGVLVFAVVYGTAGRRPRRFEVLGIAMTLALLTVPALLASPWLGQVCVAAAWVTGWHTLFGGRSWTALVAGGFLPWLLPARSVGWAGRSLPRRVHAPSVGRVAIVGAATVVLVLVFGGLFASADPAFGRLADTLVPSFDLGDVFSRATVFALVLFFVFGGGYLVRFPPALDAAAPARRTSVPPWEWALPLAVLDALFIAFVAVQAAVLFGGHHHVLETEGLTYAEYARQGFWQLLWVSGLALLVLAVIIRVADTGRDRRLLRALAGTLCLTSIVVVASAIMRMWVYQQAYGFSTERLLVITIELWLGAVFVMVALAGVRMTAGWLPRAVLVAGIVALLGLAGLNPERLIADRNIDRFERTGQLDAKYLSGLSSDIDPALQRLPMSVRQCVHRAARERGGWYVFNLSRSRAAEYRYQADLPAVCEPYWPGFYR
- a CDS encoding SAM-dependent methyltransferase encodes the protein MDLPRVFTIRESSHRIHNPFTAAKLAELGCALHLVPGTRVLDLASGSGEMLCTWARDHGVTGTGVDISVEFTAKARDRAAELGVAEQVTFVHGDASGFVTEDLVDLAACVGATWIGPGVAGTVELLDRSLRPGGLMLIGEPYWRREVPDDEVAKACQAGGKADFGLLPELVGRFGELGYDVVEMVLADQDSWDRYQAAQWLNMRRWLDAHPDDELAAEIRAQLSAEPMRYTRYQREYLGWGVFALMRR
- a CDS encoding TetR/AcrR family transcriptional regulator, encoding MTQPASRRDELLQLAATMFAERGLKSTTVRDIADSAGILSGSLYHHFKSKEQMVEEVLKDFLDWLFERYQQIVATETGPLDKVKGLFMASFEAIEYRHAQVVIYQDEAKRLSSLPQFGFVDDRNREQRKMWVDLLHEGIADGSFRPDLDVDLVYRFIRDTTWVSVRWYQPGGPLTAEDVGRQYLAIVLGGITTEKES
- the fadA6 gene encoding steroid 3-ketoacyl-CoA thiolase FadA6; the protein is MTGTSTAYVIDAVRTAVGKRNGSLSGLHPVDLGAAAWRGLFERTDLDPGAVDDVIAGCVDAIGGQAGNIARLSWLAAGFPEEVPGVTVDRQCGSSQQAISFGAQAIMSGTADVIVAGGMQNMSQIPISSAMIVGEQFGFTSPTNESKSWLHRYGDQEISQFRGSEMIAEKWNLSREDMEQFALTSHQRALDAIRAGYFENEIIPVDGFAIDEGPRETSLEKMAGLKTLVEGGRLTAAMASQISDGASAVLLASEDAVKTHGLKPRARIHHISARGADPVFMLTGPIPATHYALEKTGLSIDDIDTVEINEAFAPVVQAWLKETGADPAKVNPSGGGIALGHPLGATGAKLFATMLNTLERTGGRYGLQTMCEGGGTANVTIIERL
- a CDS encoding molybdopterin-dependent oxidoreductase translates to MRFSVNGADWDDDPRPGQCLRTFLRERGHFEVKKGCDAGDCGACAVLVDGAAVHSCVFPAYRAAGRPVTTVSGLGTPDDLHPVQRRFVEAAGFQCGFCTAGMVTTASTLTADQLSDLPEHLKGNLCRCTGYRAITDALSGVVNIDKSDVHDVGRSIGAPAGVRVVTGTEEYTMDDAPPGLLHMAVLPSPLAHARIRSIDTAAAAAIPGVRLVLTHRDSPPVLFSTARHEDRDDDPDDTAVLDGTVRFVGQRVAAVVADSYQVAEKACRAIVVDYEELPAVFDPETARSAGSPLLHDDKGPQARIADPSRNLVAELHGEVGDIAAGIADAESSGGAVVRGRWQTQRVQHVHLETHGCTGWRDEDGRLVIRTSSQVPFLVRKELCHIFGLGPDDVQVLTKRVGGGFGAKQEMLTEDLVALAVLRLGAPVRYEFARSDQFTVAPCRHPFRVDVTVAADAQGHLTALAIDTLVDAGAYGNHSPGVMFHGCGESVAVYRSPNKRVDAQSVYTNNLPSGAFRGYGLGQVMFAVESAMDELADRMNIDPFEFRRRNVIVPGDDFVDSHVLDDDLTFGSYGLDQCLDLAETALRAGNGVAAPEGWRVGEGMAVAMIATIPPRGHFADATVSVDAEGTYTLDIGTTEFGNGTTTVHTQLAAHELNTVTERIVVRQSNTDTAGYDTGAFGSAGTVVAGRATQRAARELRRALVSAAAELSGVAPALCSLDRNGVQCGDQLVDFGSLPVPMSGHGKHDGTPRSVAFNVQAFRVAVNTETGQVRILQSIQAADAGVVMNPQQCRGQVEGGVAQAIGSALYEEIHIGADGTVGTQTLRNYHVPQLADVPVTEVYFADTYDELGPLGAKSMSESPYNPVAPALANAVARACGARVYQLPMTPARVWRALGSPAP
- a CDS encoding FAD binding domain-containing protein translates to MDLNTVEAVHIPTHRDEVWPLGPADAILAGGTWLFSEPQPAVARLVDITNLGWPPITTTADGIELAATCTLDEVATLSRSLPRVWSAAPLFRQCCTALLASFKIWRTATVGGNICLSFPAGAMISLCTALDATATVWRGDGSGYTMPVAEFVTGEATNVLEPGEVLRSLHFPAAALRARTAFRKIAPSPLGRSGAVVIGRRDEDGRFVLSVTAATVRPHVFRFPTTASPSAVRAALSAIPEQDLTRDAHGDPDWRRAVTLTLAEQIRAELA
- a CDS encoding guanine deaminase, yielding MRVYRGHLLHIGGAPRSDDVQAALVNVPDGALAVDGSGTIAYSGEYRGLPEAAAAAEVIDCRPGFLLPGFVDTHLHFPQTHCVDSHGGGQLLDWLERCIFPAESMLVDDEYARGVARDFCNRRASVGTTTALVFGSAFPHAQDALYEESIRSGLRTISGRGIQTVGPAAAGPLLTDDETAVALTRNEIERWHGRDGGLTQVAVVPRFALSVTEATLRALGELYDAVRADGVYFHTHLSENLGEIDAVRARYGVQHYLDTYDGRCAGGGVSLLGRRSVFAHAVHCSDHELSRLAETGSSIAHCPTSQLFLGSGTMPWRRTTDSGVTVALGTDVSAGDEWLIPRVLNDCFKVHISETGGQSLSIPPADLLFTATLAGARALDIEDRIGNLDAGKEADFVIVDPGRQALLPQLLARIDPADADRVLFTLLMNMREEALDGVYVRGRRVTGSG